From the Priestia aryabhattai genome, one window contains:
- the accC gene encoding acetyl-CoA carboxylase biotin carboxylase subunit: MFKKVLIANRGEIAVRIIRACKEIGIATVAVYSEADKDALHVKLADESFCIGKTPSKESYLNIRNLLTVAQVTKADAVHPGYGFLAENADFAEMCESYNITFIGPKAEAIRKMGAKAVARDTMKQAGVPIVPGTEGLIEDSSTAIPVAREIGYPIIVKATAGGGGKGMRLAHSEEELEKAIRQAQHEAETAFGNGGVYLEKYLEEPKHIEIQIIADEEGNVVHLGERDCSIQRRHQKLVEEAPSPVVDENLRAKMGKAAVSAAKAVDYTGVGTVEFLLDKHGHFYFMEMNTRIQVEHPVTELVTNIDLIKEQISVAAGYPLSFAQRDVQLKGWAIECRINAENPAKNFMPSPGKVEMYLPPGGYGVRVDSAVYPGYEISPFYDSMVAKLIVTGKDRHEAIQRMKRALKEFIIIGIHTTIPFHLELLDHPSFKEGDFTTKFLESNPISIKELEMV, translated from the coding sequence ATGTTCAAAAAGGTCTTAATCGCAAACCGCGGCGAGATTGCAGTTCGTATTATTCGGGCTTGTAAAGAAATAGGAATTGCAACCGTGGCAGTTTATTCAGAAGCAGACAAAGATGCACTTCACGTGAAGCTAGCAGATGAGTCATTTTGTATTGGTAAAACACCTTCTAAAGAAAGCTACTTAAATATTCGTAATCTGCTTACCGTAGCGCAAGTAACCAAGGCAGACGCTGTTCATCCCGGCTACGGATTTTTAGCTGAAAATGCTGATTTTGCTGAGATGTGTGAATCCTATAACATCACCTTTATTGGTCCAAAAGCGGAAGCCATCCGTAAAATGGGAGCAAAAGCTGTAGCAAGAGATACAATGAAGCAAGCCGGCGTGCCTATTGTACCTGGAACGGAAGGACTGATTGAAGATAGCAGCACCGCTATCCCAGTAGCACGAGAAATAGGCTATCCAATCATCGTAAAAGCCACAGCGGGCGGCGGTGGAAAAGGAATGCGGCTAGCTCATAGCGAAGAAGAGTTAGAAAAAGCGATTCGTCAAGCTCAGCATGAAGCAGAAACAGCCTTTGGAAACGGCGGAGTATACCTTGAAAAGTATTTAGAAGAACCGAAACACATCGAAATTCAAATTATTGCTGATGAAGAAGGGAATGTGGTTCATTTAGGTGAACGAGATTGTTCGATTCAACGACGTCATCAAAAATTAGTAGAAGAAGCTCCGTCTCCTGTGGTAGATGAAAACCTTCGTGCTAAAATGGGCAAAGCGGCAGTCTCGGCAGCTAAAGCAGTCGATTATACAGGTGTCGGAACGGTTGAGTTTCTGTTAGATAAGCACGGACATTTTTACTTTATGGAAATGAACACACGGATTCAAGTTGAACACCCCGTTACAGAACTTGTAACAAACATTGATTTAATTAAAGAACAAATTTCGGTGGCAGCAGGTTACCCGCTATCATTTGCTCAGCGAGATGTTCAGTTAAAAGGATGGGCAATTGAGTGCCGAATCAATGCAGAAAATCCGGCTAAAAACTTTATGCCTTCTCCTGGAAAAGTCGAGATGTATTTACCTCCTGGCGGCTACGGGGTTCGTGTAGACAGCGCCGTTTACCCAGGCTATGAAATTTCTCCATTTTATGATTCAATGGTAGCGAAATTGATTGTAACAGGGAAAGATCGACATGAAGCGATTCAACGAATGAAACGTGCGCTTAAAGAATTTATCATTATAGGTATTCATACAACCATTCCTTTTCATTTAGAATTACTGGATCATCCTTCGTTTAAGGAAGGGGATTTTACAACCAAATTTCTAGAAAGTAATCCTATTTCAATTAAAGAACTAGAAATGGTATAA
- a CDS encoding IclR family transcriptional regulator, giving the protein MQANNKTVVKSMQILTLFIKYPKLTFTEMMEYSGVPKTSLHRMIGSLEEMGFLTKDAQGYYSLGLLFLQFGQLVANRLDIRSIARPVMETLRDDVEEAVNLIVRDGNEAMYIEKVDTLHPVRLYTSIGRRSPLYAGACSRIILAHLPEKEQEEYINQTELTPIGIGTITDKKKLRNALKEAKEKGYTISTSELENFTTSVSAPILNHQNEVVAGISVAGIEARFQGDRLPFIIQKVTEAAIVISEKLGYGGSFK; this is encoded by the coding sequence ATGCAAGCTAACAATAAAACAGTCGTTAAATCCATGCAGATTCTCACGCTTTTTATCAAGTACCCTAAACTGACTTTCACAGAAATGATGGAATATTCAGGCGTTCCCAAAACCTCTTTGCATCGAATGATTGGCTCGCTTGAAGAGATGGGCTTTTTAACAAAAGATGCGCAAGGTTACTACTCGCTTGGACTTTTATTCTTACAATTTGGCCAGCTAGTGGCTAATCGTTTAGATATTAGAAGTATTGCGAGGCCTGTAATGGAAACGCTCCGAGACGACGTAGAAGAAGCGGTTAATTTAATTGTACGAGACGGGAATGAAGCTATGTATATTGAAAAAGTAGATACGCTTCATCCAGTGCGTCTCTATACATCAATTGGAAGGCGTTCACCTCTTTATGCAGGAGCCTGTTCACGCATTATCTTGGCCCATTTACCTGAAAAAGAACAAGAGGAATATATTAATCAAACGGAGCTAACTCCAATAGGTATTGGAACCATTACAGATAAAAAGAAGCTAAGAAATGCATTAAAAGAAGCAAAAGAAAAAGGGTATACAATTAGCACCTCTGAATTAGAAAACTTTACAACATCCGTGAGTGCGCCAATTTTAAATCATCAAAATGAAGTTGTTGCAGGCATTAGCGTAGCGGGAATTGAAGCGAGATTTCAAGGGGACAGACTGCCGTTCATTATTCAAAAAGTAACAGAAGCGGCGATCGTGATTTCTGAAAAGCTCGGTTATGGAGGATCATTTAAGTAG
- a CDS encoding uroporphyrinogen-III synthase — translation MKRLEGKTVALVGQRKVEEISKIVENLGGTPLVRPAQGTIFLDDTHLEADIKELVKGNYDWFIFTTGVGTEILYKTADKLGLADEFLSSLQAANIAARGYKTVNMLKKLGITPTVRDDDGSTAGLVRALHSFSFEGKHVALQLHGDPAPKLIDFLSNQKAQFKEVLPYQHIPPQAEVMEQLINELISGKIDAVNFTSAPQARFLFSFAREYGQADHIRELFESSVVAVAVGKVTAAALREEGVGRIVIPDQERMGSAIVALEHYYQQRD, via the coding sequence TTGAAACGATTAGAAGGTAAAACAGTCGCATTGGTAGGTCAGCGTAAAGTAGAAGAAATCAGCAAAATTGTTGAAAATCTTGGCGGGACTCCGCTTGTACGACCTGCACAAGGAACCATCTTTTTAGATGACACACATTTAGAAGCAGACATTAAAGAACTTGTAAAAGGAAATTATGATTGGTTTATTTTTACGACAGGCGTCGGCACAGAAATTCTTTATAAAACGGCAGATAAGCTAGGGCTAGCTGACGAATTCCTTTCTTCTTTACAAGCAGCCAATATTGCTGCACGCGGGTATAAAACTGTAAATATGTTAAAAAAGCTTGGAATTACTCCAACCGTTCGAGATGATGATGGAAGTACAGCAGGACTAGTCAGGGCCCTTCATTCGTTTTCTTTTGAAGGAAAACATGTAGCGCTTCAGCTTCACGGAGACCCTGCACCAAAGTTGATTGACTTTCTTTCAAATCAAAAAGCCCAGTTTAAAGAGGTTTTACCGTATCAGCATATTCCTCCACAAGCAGAAGTGATGGAACAGCTTATAAACGAATTAATAAGCGGAAAAATCGACGCAGTCAATTTCACAAGCGCTCCGCAGGCCCGCTTTTTATTTTCGTTTGCAAGAGAATATGGGCAAGCTGATCATATTCGAGAACTCTTTGAAAGCTCTGTAGTAGCTGTGGCCGTTGGAAAAGTAACCGCTGCTGCTTTAAGAGAAGAAGGAGTAGGCCGTATTGTTATTCCTGATCAAGAAAGAATGGGAAGCGCAATTGTAGCTTTAGAACATTATTATCAGCAGCGTGATTAA
- a CDS encoding coiled-coil domain-containing protein produces MKKKMLLLNTTVLLGLGGVLSTPAYASTIQDMESQKSQIQNQRQDVQSNIKAASDELTRLQAEQDQMKAQLERLTLAEEENNKKAQKTEVDIKETSKQVDQLEKEIKLLQEKLEKRNDILKDRARSLQESGGNVEYLQVLLGSSSFSDFVDRALAVSTIVDADRDILKETKNMQDELKTKQADVKSKLASLEDMKAELDEMTVQLAAQKKQKDTLAKELKDKEAKNEELKASLQAKDSSLANEQSTLEQNIKDQKAAEEAARKAAEQAAKEAAKKAAEQAQKAAAVPAEKADSSSAKEAAPKASSNDVAPTSAPAPKASNVVTVGNRWIGNSAYVFGGGRSHSDINHGLFDCSSFVHWAYAQVGINLGPLGSVSTETLKHAGTQVSSSQMQPGDLVFFDTYKKDGHVGIYVGGGKFIGAQSSTGVAIANMSSGYWKAHFNGRVVRI; encoded by the coding sequence TTGAAAAAGAAAATGCTTTTACTTAACACAACGGTTTTATTAGGTCTGGGAGGAGTTTTATCAACTCCAGCCTATGCCTCTACCATTCAGGATATGGAATCACAGAAATCTCAAATTCAAAATCAGCGCCAAGATGTGCAATCTAACATCAAAGCAGCTTCTGATGAATTGACACGCCTTCAAGCAGAACAAGATCAAATGAAAGCACAGCTTGAGCGATTAACATTAGCAGAAGAAGAAAATAATAAAAAAGCCCAAAAAACAGAAGTAGATATTAAAGAAACGTCTAAACAAGTGGACCAGCTTGAAAAAGAAATTAAGCTGCTTCAAGAAAAACTTGAAAAGCGAAATGATATTTTAAAAGATCGTGCACGTTCCCTGCAAGAAAGCGGCGGTAATGTAGAGTACTTACAAGTTTTACTTGGTTCTTCAAGCTTCAGTGATTTTGTAGACCGCGCGCTAGCTGTTTCCACTATTGTAGATGCAGACCGTGATATTTTAAAAGAAACAAAAAATATGCAAGATGAATTAAAAACAAAACAAGCAGATGTTAAATCTAAGCTAGCTAGCTTAGAAGACATGAAAGCAGAACTGGATGAAATGACTGTTCAGCTAGCAGCTCAAAAGAAACAAAAAGATACATTGGCAAAAGAACTAAAAGATAAAGAAGCAAAAAATGAAGAATTAAAAGCTTCTCTACAAGCAAAAGACAGCTCTCTTGCAAATGAACAGTCTACGCTTGAACAAAATATTAAAGACCAAAAAGCTGCGGAAGAAGCAGCAAGAAAAGCAGCTGAACAAGCGGCTAAAGAGGCAGCTAAGAAAGCAGCCGAACAAGCTCAAAAAGCAGCGGCTGTACCAGCTGAAAAAGCGGATTCGTCTTCTGCTAAGGAAGCAGCGCCAAAAGCAAGCAGCAATGATGTTGCACCGACAAGCGCTCCGGCTCCAAAAGCTAGCAACGTCGTAACGGTAGGAAACCGCTGGATTGGAAACTCTGCTTATGTATTTGGCGGAGGACGCAGCCACTCTGATATTAACCACGGTTTATTTGACTGCTCGTCATTTGTACACTGGGCATATGCTCAAGTAGGCATTAACCTTGGGCCTCTTGGATCTGTAAGTACAGAAACGTTAAAACATGCTGGAACACAAGTGTCTTCTAGTCAAATGCAGCCTGGAGATCTTGTTTTCTTCGATACATATAAAAAAGATGGCCACGTTGGTATTTATGTAGGAGGCGGCAAGTTCATCGGTGCTCAAAGCTCAACGGGTGTTGCAATCGCAAACATGAGCAGCGGCTACTGGAAAGCTCATTTCAACGGACGCGTAGTTCGTATTTAA
- the mug gene encoding G/U mismatch-specific DNA glycosylase, whose amino-acid sequence MNSIFDHIQPNLDILFVGFNPSIRSGETGHHFANPTNRFWTILHKAGLTDRKYHPEEDHSLLQLGYGLTNIVERPTKAADEITKEEYAEGREILKKKIATYTPKIVCFVGKGVYQQYSRRKQVKWGKQEESMVSGIMDFVAPSSSGLVRMKVDEVVAIYAELPKLLRTLK is encoded by the coding sequence ATGAATTCTATTTTTGATCATATACAACCTAACTTAGATATTTTATTTGTAGGTTTTAATCCAAGCATCCGTTCCGGTGAAACGGGGCATCATTTTGCTAATCCAACCAATCGTTTCTGGACAATTCTTCATAAAGCAGGTTTGACAGATCGTAAATACCATCCGGAGGAAGATCACTCGCTGCTGCAGCTAGGATACGGTTTAACAAATATTGTAGAGCGTCCTACAAAGGCAGCTGATGAGATTACAAAAGAAGAATATGCAGAAGGCAGAGAAATCTTAAAGAAAAAAATAGCTACATATACGCCTAAAATCGTTTGTTTTGTTGGAAAAGGTGTCTATCAACAGTACAGCAGACGTAAGCAAGTAAAGTGGGGCAAACAAGAAGAATCGATGGTATCAGGAATAATGGACTTTGTTGCCCCGTCTTCAAGCGGGCTCGTTCGAATGAAAGTAGATGAAGTAGTCGCTATTTATGCAGAGCTTCCAAAGTTACTGCGTACATTAAAATAG
- a CDS encoding metallophosphoesterase — MKVSVLVRSILVVILYNLFVLYIGWNAWVWLHTMFEVENKWILTVIVVFFAYSFIISRAFQQVSIFKIMGSYWLGFIQYSVLLLPISNLAVYILTLLGASLSTAIDSIGFFIIAAFLLIFAYGTYNAYSPVVRKYTISLAKKTNRKNLRIAVASDMHFGTLSGKKHLQRLITHVQKIQPDLILLPGDIIDDDPQVFFKKEMDYMMKQLKAPLGTYGILGNHEYYGGKIPQFVERMKEMNIPILMDEVLNIGDSLYLIGRKDKTDKNRDSFFDLASETDRSLPVIAMDHQPLALKEAEQAGVDLLLCGHTHRGQMAPNHLITKRLFEIDWGYKQNNQLHTIVSSGFGFWGPPLRIGSRSEIIQIDISFTK, encoded by the coding sequence ATGAAAGTAAGTGTGTTAGTAAGGTCTATTTTAGTTGTTATTTTATATAATTTATTCGTTCTGTACATCGGATGGAACGCTTGGGTGTGGCTTCACACAATGTTTGAAGTGGAGAATAAATGGATTCTTACAGTGATCGTTGTGTTTTTTGCTTATTCCTTTATCATCAGCCGTGCGTTTCAACAAGTCAGCATATTTAAAATTATGGGATCGTACTGGTTAGGATTTATTCAATATTCGGTTCTTTTGCTTCCTATAAGTAATCTAGCCGTATATATTCTCACTCTTCTAGGCGCTTCGCTTTCTACAGCTATCGACTCAATCGGATTTTTCATAATTGCGGCTTTTTTACTCATTTTTGCTTACGGTACGTATAATGCTTACAGTCCTGTGGTAAGGAAATACACGATTTCGCTTGCTAAAAAGACGAATCGGAAAAACCTTCGCATTGCCGTAGCATCTGATATGCACTTTGGCACATTGTCCGGCAAAAAACATTTGCAGCGGTTAATCACTCATGTACAAAAGATACAGCCGGATCTTATTTTACTCCCTGGAGATATTATTGACGATGATCCCCAAGTATTCTTTAAAAAAGAAATGGATTATATGATGAAACAGCTTAAAGCGCCTTTAGGCACATATGGAATTTTGGGAAACCATGAGTATTACGGCGGGAAGATCCCTCAGTTTGTGGAAAGAATGAAAGAAATGAACATTCCTATTTTAATGGATGAAGTGTTAAACATAGGTGATAGCTTGTATTTAATAGGAAGAAAAGACAAGACGGATAAAAACCGAGACAGCTTTTTCGATTTAGCGAGTGAAACGGATCGTTCTCTTCCGGTCATTGCAATGGATCATCAGCCGCTTGCTTTAAAAGAAGCTGAACAAGCGGGAGTAGATTTGCTTTTGTGCGGCCATACTCACAGAGGGCAAATGGCACCTAATCATTTGATTACAAAGCGGTTATTTGAAATTGATTGGGGCTACAAGCAAAATAATCAACTACACACCATTGTCTCTTCAGGGTTTGGCTTTTGGGGCCCTCCGCTTCGAATTGGAAGCAGATCAGAAATTATTCAAATTGATATTTCATTTACAAAATAG